A DNA window from Ictalurus punctatus breed USDA103 chromosome 11, Coco_2.0, whole genome shotgun sequence contains the following coding sequences:
- the b4galnt1b gene encoding beta-1,4 N-acetylgalactosaminyltransferase 1, with translation MHSLLKTVLLALIASVVLLMAVLHSWPTRAYSTVDVRQRPGSGVERLLEERLPDPDPSTGSIPYRVKENVAGLLARNGCVCEGEKASVNLPFAKLLFPRVSAHPLHTAFQPSQLDEMKRRRAKEYQGFQMRSQTPADLLIVAEANSPLQYPTQGVEVRPLKTILIPGLALKDLPRDVYTLNFSASLGTFNVAGEVEGVKVRGDGEMHMTLASFLLPNLNRQLQFITYTNTLFHPSTADTVQLETEGHQALFTVKIRHGVTPKLYNTGSDGDKAEYNISALVTIATKTFLRYNKLQDLIDSIRLYYPTVTIVIADDSENPRVVSGPYIEHYIMPFGKGWFAGRNLAVSQVTTKYVLWVDDDFIFTANTKLEKLVDVLEKTTLDLVGGAVREATGYTSTYRQTISIEAGEEDGDCLHMRRGFHHIIQGFPNCVVTDGVINFFLARTDKVRQVGFDPRLARVAHLEFFIDGLGLLHVGSCDDVIVNHATKIKLPWGQSESDKAYAKFRYPPASSDATRTKNGLLYFKNRFQCLTHN, from the exons ATGCATTCTCTGCTGAAGACGGTGTTGTTAGCGCTGATAGCGTCGGTGGTGCTGCTGATGGCCGTGCTGCACTCATGGCCCACTCGAGCCTACAGCACCGTGGACGTACGACAGAGGCCCGGTTCGGGAGTCGAGCGGCTGCTGGAGGAGAGACTTCCCGATCCAGACCCAAGCACCGGCTCCATCCCGTACCGTGTGAAAGAGAACGTCGCAGG GCTTCTGGCTcgtaatggctgtgtgtgtgagggtgagaaGGCCAGCGTGAATTTACCTTTCGCCAAACTGCTGTTCCCACGGGTGTCTGCCCACCCGCTGCACACTGCCTTCCAGCCTTCTCAGCTCGATGAAATGAAGAGACGCCGTGCCAAAGAGTACCAAGGCTTCCAAATGAG gtcacaGACCCCTGCTGATTTACTGATCGTAGCTGAAGCTAACAGCCCGCTACAGTATCCGACGCAGGGTGTGGAGGTGCGGCCGCTCAAGACTATTCTTATACCAG GATTGGCCTTAAAAGACCTGCCAAGAGACGTTTACACT CTGAATTTCTCGGCATCTCTCGGTACGTTTAACGTCGCCGGAGAGGTCGAAGGGGTAAAGGTCAGAGGTGATGGTGAGATGCACATGACGCTGGCCAGCTTCCTGTTACCCAACCTGAACCGCCAGCTTCAGTTCATcacgtacacaaacacactgttcCACCCCAGCACCGCcgacacag TGCAGTTAGAGACAGAGGGGCATCAGGCTCTTTTCACCGTCAAAATCCGTCACGGCGTGACCCCCAAACTGTACAACACAGGCTCCGACGGAGATAAAG cggAGTACAACATCAGTGCTCTTGTGACGATCGCCACCAAAACCTTCCTGCGCTATAACAAGCTCCAGGACCTGATTGACAGCATACGGCTCTACTACCCCACTGTTACCATAGTGATAGCCGACGACAGCGAAAACCCCAGGGTGGTGTCCGGCCCGTACATCGAGCATTACATCATGCCCTTCGGAAAG ggttGGTTTGCAGGTCGTAATCTGGCCGTGTCCCAGGTCACCACCAAGTACGTGCTGTGGGTGGACGACGATTTCATCTTCACTGCCAACACCAAGCTGGAGAAACTGGTGGACGTTCTGGAGAAGACCACTCTCGACCTG gtggGCGGTGCTGTGCGTGAAGCTACAGGCTACACCTCCACCTACAGGCAGACCATCTCTATCGAAGCCGGAGAGGAGGATGGAGATTGTCTCCACATGAGACGAGGtttccatcacatcatccagggCTTCCCCAACTGCGTGGTCACTGACGGAGTCATCAACTTTTTCCTGGCTCGGACAGACAAGGTTCGACAGGTGGGCTTCGATCCCCGGCTGGCTCGCGTCGCCCACCTCG AGTTTTTCATAGATGGCCTGGGTTTGCTCCACGTTGGCTCGTGTGATGATGTCATCGTGAACCACGCCACCAAGATCAAGCTTCCATGGGGTCAATCAGAGAGCGACAAAGCCTACGCAAAGTTCCGTTACCCTCCGGCCTCTTCGGACGCCACGCGTACGAAAAACGGCCTCTTGTACTTCAAAAACCGCTTCCAGTGTCTCACACACAACTGA